From a single Bacteroidota bacterium genomic region:
- a CDS encoding translocation/assembly module TamB domain-containing protein, whose translation MKKILIKISYTLLGIFFAGMLLIYLIFNSSRFQNFIIHKADTYLSEAFKCEISIGRLNYDGWTTFSLDQVYWGDQKKDTLFYVNNLKFDIGWIQLDSTKFILSKVDIDGGYCKIITYPDKTFNIDVLFNILDPNDTIPPDPNAAKFKLIFDEVNAVNCRFRFIDSTTKFETTGFNPFDQDFYGINIKATHFKIIQDSLHFLLKEMSGFEKCGLHIKNMACKTTISPTIMEFENLNLQLNKSTIKDYGSMSYTSWDSLASNFISNVKLKANLKQSYIHVSDIAFFAPLLKEYDYDATITAKVNGTIDNLSMRDARIRYADQTQFNGSASMNGLPDIDQTFIEVKADYATSVKKEIEKLAGMALPPELERLGLIKFKGHYTGFISDFVSYGVFETPFGVVSTDLNMKLPDDPKQSVYSGKLDLNNFNLGGLLDNKQFGHVTLTSEVDGKGFDLKYLKASLTTKISNFTFNGYNYKNIALNGKANKKLFDGSFSIADDNIQLKLTGKADLNKKVPEFVFNSKLENANLKALHFHDKEIVVNTTIDGDFAIKNIDVNNGTLTVKNTLLTYNETDYIINQINIVSRNAGTENRRLLLQSDFATASVNGKYDFLNLHKCFVNIFSEVIPAYLKPYPANQITAQNFNFNIKVKNTQNLSPLFFPDVDVENLELKGSFSNTQNNMDVIGYVETFRWQTYYLNDLTLKTEITSNNRASLLFGISKLSKNDTVLIKEFAINTNIANNKAQLQMHIQDTTSIVYANINSTITFDRNNIKLAFKKSDISYSKTNWTINEGGLITFNDTALHIQKIQISDRTQLLSIDGRYNIQTNEKNIALNLTDFELNNVNTIFPDLYITLNGKSNGSVSYQSIQDKNIFKGNLLVKSLQLDNDTIGDIELTSAFDNKNNRLSFEANALNGKLNNFKATGYWMLDNNKIDATVTLNDAEVSAFQSFAKDFITLYQGKASMKAIISGTINKPEVDGFLQLNNVSTKINYLQTTYAFTNTIHFNKNTIELLPFYMSDINGKKAKISGSISHQNFSRYNFDISVNEFKDFMVLNTTSKDNALYHGKAFGTGYMTIKGPLNDIALTINATTEKNTKVAITPFGVSDGTDETLLHFVSRDTTKGFALTRKQDLNGFSINFKLHATPEAEIQIIFDEQTDDKIRATGVGEIRMELTREGVFNMYGEYVVIEGDYIFTALNIVPKKFFLQKSTINWRGDPLNASLNIYGVYRQRTSISELVNNSSTASNGTSGATNQKTLVEAIMNIRGTLSQPEYRFDLNFPEIDNTMNSSSISDLNLVVNNLRREPENMTQQIISLMVFGRFTPLNNNASTVNPSSNIGVNTLSELASSQVTSIINRYVPNIDFNLDVQNAIDPSKNRSVLLSASTKFLNNRLEVRGSFATDNSQNNILAQYNISANGNFKARLFNRFTTDPIFNRGNITTQGIGLYYRKEFDGIRDLFRKQLYVD comes from the coding sequence TTGAAGAAAATATTAATTAAAATATCGTACACCTTGCTGGGCATTTTTTTTGCCGGAATGTTGCTTATTTATTTAATATTTAACAGTTCACGTTTCCAGAATTTTATTATTCATAAGGCAGATACTTACCTGAGCGAAGCTTTTAAATGCGAAATAAGTATTGGCCGCCTTAATTACGATGGTTGGACTACTTTTAGCTTAGACCAGGTTTACTGGGGCGACCAGAAAAAGGATACGCTCTTTTATGTAAACAATTTAAAATTTGATATTGGGTGGATACAACTGGACTCTACCAAGTTTATTTTAAGCAAGGTTGATATTGATGGCGGCTACTGTAAAATAATTACCTACCCCGACAAAACGTTTAATATAGATGTACTCTTTAATATTTTAGACCCTAACGATACCATACCACCCGACCCAAATGCCGCAAAATTTAAACTGATATTTGACGAAGTAAATGCTGTGAATTGCAGGTTTAGGTTTATTGATTCCACTACCAAATTTGAAACCACAGGCTTTAATCCTTTTGATCAGGATTTTTATGGAATAAACATAAAGGCAACTCACTTTAAAATTATTCAGGACTCCTTACACTTTTTGTTAAAAGAAATGTCGGGGTTTGAAAAATGTGGTTTGCACATAAAAAACATGGCCTGTAAAACCACTATCTCTCCAACCATCATGGAGTTTGAAAACTTAAATTTACAGCTCAATAAAAGTACTATTAAAGACTATGGCAGCATGTCCTACACCAGTTGGGATAGTTTAGCCAGCAACTTTATTAGCAACGTAAAACTAAAAGCCAATTTAAAACAAAGCTATATTCATGTTTCTGATATTGCTTTTTTTGCTCCCTTATTAAAGGAATACGATTATGATGCTACCATAACGGCTAAAGTAAATGGCACCATTGATAATTTAAGTATGCGCGATGCCAGGATAAGGTATGCTGACCAAACGCAGTTTAACGGCAGTGCCAGTATGAACGGCTTACCTGATATTGACCAGACATTTATTGAAGTAAAGGCCGACTATGCCACCTCGGTAAAAAAGGAAATTGAGAAACTGGCTGGCATGGCTTTACCGCCTGAATTAGAGCGTTTAGGATTGATTAAATTTAAAGGGCATTATACCGGTTTTATAAGCGACTTTGTAAGTTATGGTGTATTTGAAACTCCTTTTGGCGTAGTAAGCACCGATTTAAACATGAAACTACCTGATGACCCGAAACAATCCGTTTACTCAGGAAAGTTAGACCTGAATAATTTTAATTTGGGTGGATTGCTGGACAATAAACAGTTTGGGCATGTTACACTTACCAGTGAAGTGGATGGAAAAGGATTTGACCTTAAATATTTAAAGGCCTCTTTAACTACTAAAATAAGCAACTTTACTTTTAATGGTTATAACTATAAAAACATAGCGTTGAATGGCAAAGCCAATAAAAAATTGTTTGATGGTAGTTTTAGCATAGCCGATGACAACATTCAATTAAAATTAACAGGTAAGGCAGATTTAAACAAAAAAGTTCCGGAATTTGTATTCAACAGTAAACTGGAGAATGCCAATTTAAAAGCGCTTCATTTTCACGACAAGGAAATTGTAGTGAATACCACTATTGATGGTGATTTTGCCATCAAAAACATTGACGTAAACAATGGAACACTTACCGTAAAAAATACGCTGTTAACGTATAATGAAACCGACTATATAATAAACCAGATAAACATTGTTTCGCGCAATGCAGGTACAGAAAACAGAAGGTTACTGTTACAAAGTGATTTTGCTACTGCCAGTGTAAACGGCAAGTATGATTTTTTAAACCTGCATAAATGTTTTGTCAATATATTTAGTGAAGTAATACCGGCTTACTTAAAACCTTATCCGGCCAACCAGATTACTGCCCAGAATTTCAACTTTAACATTAAAGTAAAAAATACCCAAAACCTTTCGCCTCTGTTTTTCCCTGATGTTGATGTAGAAAATTTAGAGCTGAAAGGCTCGTTTAGCAATACACAGAACAATATGGATGTAATAGGTTATGTTGAAACTTTCAGGTGGCAAACTTATTACTTAAACGATTTAACCCTTAAAACAGAAATAACCAGTAACAATAGAGCTTCGCTTTTATTTGGCATATCAAAGCTAAGTAAAAATGATACGGTGCTTATTAAGGAATTTGCTATCAATACCAATATAGCCAATAACAAAGCACAGCTTCAAATGCATATTCAGGATACAACCAGTATTGTATATGCCAATATAAACAGCACCATAACTTTTGACAGAAACAATATAAAGCTGGCCTTTAAAAAGTCTGACATTAGCTATAGCAAAACCAACTGGACTATTAATGAAGGTGGTTTGATTACCTTTAACGATACGGCTTTACATATTCAAAAAATACAAATCAGCGACAGAACGCAACTGTTAAGTATTGATGGCAGGTATAATATTCAAACCAATGAGAAAAATATTGCATTGAATTTAACCGACTTTGAACTAAACAATGTCAATACCATTTTCCCTGATTTATACATTACCTTAAATGGTAAAAGCAACGGAAGTGTTAGTTATCAATCCATACAAGATAAAAACATTTTCAAAGGCAATTTATTAGTCAAGTCGCTTCAACTGGATAACGACACCATTGGCGATATTGAATTAACAAGTGCTTTTGATAATAAAAACAACAGGTTAAGTTTTGAAGCCAACGCTTTAAATGGCAAACTGAATAATTTTAAAGCAACAGGTTATTGGATGCTTGACAATAATAAAATAGATGCAACAGTTACTTTAAACGATGCCGAGGTGAGTGCCTTCCAATCGTTTGCCAAAGACTTTATAACCCTTTATCAGGGTAAAGCAAGCATGAAAGCTATTATTAGCGGAACCATTAATAAACCTGAGGTAGATGGCTTTTTACAACTCAATAATGTAAGTACAAAAATTAATTATTTGCAAACTACTTATGCTTTTACCAATACCATTCACTTTAACAAAAACACCATTGAGCTATTGCCTTTTTACATGAGCGATATCAATGGTAAAAAAGCAAAGATAAGTGGCTCTATTAGCCACCAAAATTTTAGCCGTTATAACTTTGATATCAGCGTAAATGAATTCAAAGATTTTATGGTTCTAAATACTACTTCAAAAGACAATGCATTATACCACGGTAAAGCATTTGGAACAGGCTATATGACTATAAAAGGTCCGTTAAACGATATAGCGCTAACCATTAATGCTACCACAGAAAAAAACACCAAAGTAGCTATTACCCCTTTTGGCGTAAGCGATGGAACAGACGAAACATTACTGCACTTTGTAAGCCGCGATACTACCAAGGGTTTTGCTTTAACACGCAAGCAGGACTTAAACGGTTTTTCTATTAATTTCAAGTTGCATGCTACACCTGAGGCTGAAATTCAAATTATATTTGATGAACAGACTGATGATAAAATAAGGGCAACCGGGGTAGGCGAAATACGCATGGAATTAACGCGTGAAGGAGTATTTAATATGTATGGCGAGTATGTGGTAATTGAAGGTGATTATATTTTTACGGCTTTAAACATAGTACCTAAAAAATTCTTCCTGCAAAAAAGCACCATTAACTGGAGGGGCGATCCTTTAAATGCATCGTTAAATATATATGGTGTTTACAGGCAACGCACTTCTATCAGCGAGCTGGTTAACAATTCATCTACTGCAAGCAACGGAACAAGCGGAGCCACTAACCAAAAAACATTGGTTGAAGCTATTATGAATATCAGGGGAACATTAAGTCAACCGGAATACAGGTTTGATTTGAATTTTCCTGAGATAGATAATACCATGAACAGCAGCAGTATTTCTGACTTAAACTTAGTGGTAAATAACTTAAGGAGAGAGCCTGAAAACATGACTCAGCAAATTATTAGTTTAATGGTTTTTGGCAGGTTTACACCGCTAAACAATAATGCAAGCACTGTTAACCCAAGTTCCAATATTGGTGTCAATACGTTATCTGAATTAGCTTCTTCGCAAGTAACTTCTATTATAAACAGGTATGTACCTAATATTGACTTTAACTTAGACGTTCAGAATGCAATTGACCCTTCAAAAAACAGAAGTGTGTTGCTATCGGCTTCTACCAAATTTTTAAACAACAGGCTTGAGGTAAGGGGTAGTTTTGCTACTGATAATTCGCAAAACAATATATTGGCTCAATACAACATTTCGGCCAATGGTAATTTTAAAGCACGTTTGTTTAACAGGTTTACCACTGACCCTATTTTTAACCGCGGTAATATAACTACACAAGGTATTGGGCTTTACTACAGGAAAGAGTTTGATGGTATCAGGGATTTGTTCAGAAAACAGTTATATGTTGACTAA
- a CDS encoding thioesterase family protein — MARIVLDIPAVLKFSIQLKVRVSDLNYGNHLSNDVYLAMMHEARMQYFKSMHYSEMDLAGAAVIMGDSAIVYKSECFYGDEINIAIGTDNVGEKSFDLYYRFTKNENNVLVAEAKTGMVCYDYTLRKTVAVPTDFKHKVEQLA, encoded by the coding sequence ATGGCAAGAATAGTATTAGATATACCGGCAGTTTTAAAATTCAGTATTCAGTTAAAGGTAAGAGTAAGCGATTTAAACTATGGCAATCATTTAAGTAACGATGTATACCTGGCTATGATGCACGAAGCCCGGATGCAATATTTTAAAAGTATGCACTATAGCGAAATGGATTTGGCAGGTGCAGCCGTTATTATGGGCGATAGTGCTATTGTATATAAAAGTGAGTGCTTTTATGGCGATGAAATAAACATAGCCATAGGTACAGATAATGTAGGCGAAAAAAGCTTTGATTTATATTACAGGTTTACCAAAAATGAAAACAATGTTTTGGTAGCCGAGGCTAAAACGGGTATGGTTTGTTACGATTATACTTTAAGAAAAACAGTAGCCGTACCGACAGATTTTAAGCATAAAGTAGAGCAGTTGGCTTAG
- a CDS encoding LruC domain-containing protein, whose product MKKIVSILIAAFAFLFACKRETSTELDSNGKNVSNINEMSVPNGFHYETTKEVELALTLKTNNDMPSYNTIVKLSTNSTENNGSLILKGMTDKNGVFKAKVTIPSSLDQIIINTSAFNISDNVVVDVTANKNVSLVLGGSNPAPVKTIPRTATKTKGFGKSNAKFSSKLGTWSLPDGLPSYIATPNDVVDVPFQNRVGSMYPESINHAATFPRLVNDNYSSRILIINQQTDVYITFLNEGAGLTNTLFYYTYDKDFPPLTEADIDSFYIVYPNVSKVGDGGSLLTGMRVNIGNFPAGTAIGFGIASGGFVGTNNIDPLTPKYFSTKSLNPEVNADKQHVSMVLDPSTDRFIFGFEDLNRDWNPDNDFNDVMFYGSSSVINAISKEKVYKIASNTDTDGDGVDDGNDDYPTDPDRAFDNYYPNGGFYGSVAFEDNWPYKGDYDLNDLVVEFRHNAVTNASNNVVEVKSNVVTRASGAAFTHAFHVEFPVPNSNSFAVTGGTKVPAATNTVIQYFNDSRSHFSSWNTWPGVAYSDSTMFTSSFQLTTPIDISTFGISEYNPFIYVNDVDHGTTMEVHLPGKKPTNIANTGLFGQGIDDSNVGLNKFYLSTTNLPWAISTPVPFQYPSEKVDITEAYLNFAAWAQSGGASNRDWYTTKVGNRDNAKIYVRP is encoded by the coding sequence ATGAAAAAAATAGTAAGCATTCTAATAGCTGCATTTGCATTTTTATTTGCTTGTAAACGCGAGACAAGTACTGAATTAGATTCAAATGGCAAAAATGTTTCTAACATAAACGAAATGTCAGTTCCAAATGGTTTCCATTACGAAACTACTAAGGAAGTTGAATTGGCATTGACTTTAAAAACAAACAACGATATGCCTTCGTACAATACCATTGTGAAGCTTTCTACTAACAGTACAGAGAACAATGGCAGTTTAATACTAAAAGGTATGACCGATAAAAACGGTGTTTTTAAAGCCAAGGTTACTATCCCTTCTTCGCTTGATCAAATAATTATTAATACCAGTGCTTTCAATATAAGCGATAATGTAGTAGTAGATGTTACAGCTAATAAAAATGTTTCTTTGGTTTTAGGAGGTAGCAACCCTGCTCCGGTAAAAACCATTCCACGTACAGCTACTAAAACAAAAGGTTTTGGTAAATCAAACGCTAAATTTTCATCAAAATTAGGTACATGGTCATTACCTGACGGATTACCTAGTTACATTGCAACACCTAACGATGTGGTAGATGTACCTTTCCAAAACCGTGTAGGTTCTATGTATCCAGAATCAATTAACCACGCAGCTACTTTCCCTCGTTTAGTAAATGATAATTATTCATCACGTATTTTAATTATTAACCAACAAACAGATGTTTACATTACTTTCTTAAACGAAGGTGCCGGTTTAACAAACACTTTGTTTTATTATACTTACGATAAAGATTTTCCACCATTGACAGAAGCCGATATTGATTCATTTTATATTGTATATCCTAACGTTTCTAAAGTAGGTGATGGAGGTTCATTGTTAACAGGTATGAGAGTTAATATTGGTAATTTTCCTGCAGGTACAGCCATTGGTTTTGGTATAGCTTCAGGCGGATTTGTTGGTACCAACAATATTGACCCTTTAACCCCTAAATATTTCTCAACAAAATCATTAAACCCGGAAGTGAATGCTGATAAACAACACGTATCAATGGTGCTTGACCCTTCAACAGACAGATTTATTTTTGGCTTTGAAGATTTAAACCGCGACTGGAACCCTGATAACGATTTTAATGATGTAATGTTCTACGGAAGTTCATCAGTAATCAATGCTATTTCAAAAGAAAAAGTATATAAAATTGCCTCAAATACGGATACCGATGGTGACGGTGTAGATGATGGAAATGATGATTACCCAACAGATCCGGACAGAGCATTTGATAACTATTACCCTAATGGTGGCTTTTATGGTTCAGTAGCGTTTGAAGACAACTGGCCATATAAAGGTGATTACGATTTGAACGATTTAGTAGTAGAGTTCCGTCACAATGCAGTAACCAATGCTTCAAACAACGTAGTAGAAGTAAAATCAAATGTAGTGACCAGAGCTTCAGGTGCAGCCTTTACACATGCTTTCCATGTTGAGTTTCCGGTTCCTAACAGCAACTCATTTGCTGTAACAGGAGGAACTAAAGTACCTGCAGCTACCAATACCGTTATTCAATATTTTAACGATTCACGCAGTCATTTTTCAAGCTGGAATACATGGCCGGGCGTTGCTTATTCTGATTCAACAATGTTTACATCATCGTTTCAGTTAACAACCCCAATTGATATATCAACCTTTGGTATCAGCGAATACAATCCGTTTATTTATGTAAACGATGTGGATCATGGAACAACCATGGAAGTACATTTACCGGGTAAAAAACCTACCAATATTGCCAATACAGGTTTATTTGGTCAGGGTATAGATGATAGCAATGTTGGTTTAAATAAATTTTACTTATCAACTACTAATTTACCTTGGGCTATAAGCACACCGGTGCCTTTCCAATATCCTAGCGAAAAAGTGGATATTACAGAAGCCTATTTAAACTTTGCTGCCTGGGCACAAAGTGGAGGTGCCAGCAATAGAGATTGGTACACCACTAAAGTAGGTAACAGAGACAATGCTAAAATTTATGTAAGACCATAA
- a CDS encoding glycosyltransferase family 2 protein encodes MIEIIFWVCIFIVFYSYIGYGIIIYAIVKIKNAIIAKPVYSATFEPEVTLIVPCFNEADYIEEKIQNSLALNYPKNKLKLIFISDGSSDDTHARIKKYAEVLALHEDKRSGKAAAMNRAMKFVQTPIVVFCDANTTLNADAIKELVKHYENDRVGAVTGEKRIISTNKEGASTAGEGIYWKYESLLKKLDSDFYSVVGAAGELMSYRTNLYKELPADSLLDDLMQSMQIAIDGHRVIYEKNAWAAETASANVKEELKRKIRISAGAWQSMLRLGKAFNPFHNFNLFFAFISHRVLRWTLAPFSLLILIVLNMYLHYALGGLYTYIFLAQILFYSMALLGWYLENNRIKVKVLFVPYYFFIMNLCVYLGLFRFVKGKQSVSWERAKRA; translated from the coding sequence ATGATTGAAATAATTTTTTGGGTATGTATTTTTATTGTTTTCTATAGTTACATAGGCTATGGAATTATTATATATGCAATAGTTAAAATTAAAAATGCAATTATTGCTAAGCCTGTTTATAGTGCTACGTTTGAGCCCGAGGTAACCTTAATAGTACCATGCTTTAATGAGGCTGATTATATAGAAGAAAAAATACAAAACAGTTTAGCTTTAAACTATCCCAAAAATAAATTAAAGCTTATTTTTATAAGCGATGGCAGCTCAGACGATACCCATGCTAGAATAAAAAAATATGCAGAAGTATTGGCTTTACACGAAGACAAAAGAAGTGGTAAAGCTGCAGCCATGAATAGGGCCATGAAGTTTGTACAAACACCAATAGTGGTTTTTTGCGATGCCAATACAACCCTCAATGCTGATGCCATAAAAGAATTGGTAAAGCATTATGAAAATGACAGAGTGGGTGCGGTTACTGGCGAAAAAAGAATTATTTCAACCAATAAAGAAGGAGCGAGTACTGCAGGTGAAGGTATATACTGGAAGTATGAGTCGTTGTTAAAAAAACTCGATTCCGATTTTTATAGTGTGGTAGGTGCTGCCGGTGAGTTAATGAGTTACAGAACCAATTTGTACAAGGAATTGCCTGCCGATAGTTTGCTTGATGATTTAATGCAATCGATGCAAATTGCTATAGATGGGCATAGGGTTATTTACGAAAAAAATGCATGGGCAGCAGAAACAGCAAGTGCCAATGTAAAAGAAGAGTTGAAAAGAAAGATAAGGATTAGTGCAGGAGCTTGGCAATCCATGCTTCGTTTAGGAAAAGCGTTTAATCCATTTCATAATTTCAATTTGTTTTTTGCGTTCATATCGCACCGTGTTTTGCGTTGGACATTAGCACCCTTTAGCTTATTAATTTTAATTGTATTGAATATGTATCTTCATTATGCTTTAGGAGGTCTTTATACCTATATATTTTTAGCACAGATACTTTTTTATTCCATGGCCTTGTTAGGTTGGTATTTAGAAAACAACAGAATTAAAGTAAAAGTGCTGTTTGTACCTTACTACTTTTTCATCATGAATTTGTGTGTTTATTTAGGATTGTTCAGGTTTGTAAAAGGAAAGCAATCTGTTTCGTGGGAGCGTGCTAAAAGAGCATAA
- a CDS encoding methyltransferase domain-containing protein, with protein MDTTKDYHSITNYKDAEDFKRLDFIVDSILSINNKSISVLDIGCGNGNISMALGVVGFNVKGIDIDKTSIDTASQKNTLPNVKFEVYDANAFSIDNSFDAIVCSEVLEHLDKPWELVESIYRILKPGGVFVATVPNGFGPREVLITKPMQWLHRKNLDKSIVSFKRMLGYANATMQSSNADLTHTQFFTVSQFSKMLHGAGFKKLKWDNADFVERIFPYSWFTRRIYFLQKLDCAFANYIPKQLTSGFYTAWTK; from the coding sequence ATGGACACAACAAAAGATTATCACTCAATTACAAATTATAAAGATGCTGAAGATTTTAAAAGACTTGATTTTATTGTAGATTCAATATTAAGTATCAATAATAAATCAATTTCAGTTTTAGATATTGGTTGTGGGAATGGTAATATTTCTATGGCTTTGGGTGTGGTTGGCTTTAATGTAAAGGGAATTGATATTGATAAAACATCAATAGATACAGCATCGCAAAAAAATACATTACCCAATGTGAAATTTGAAGTGTATGATGCCAATGCGTTTTCAATTGACAATAGTTTTGATGCCATTGTATGTAGCGAGGTATTAGAGCATTTAGATAAACCTTGGGAGTTGGTAGAATCAATATACAGAATACTAAAACCCGGAGGCGTTTTTGTAGCTACCGTGCCTAATGGTTTTGGCCCTCGCGAGGTATTAATTACCAAGCCAATGCAGTGGTTACACAGAAAAAATTTAGATAAATCAATCGTATCGTTTAAACGCATGTTGGGTTATGCAAATGCTACTATGCAGTCGTCAAATGCTGATTTAACACACACGCAGTTTTTTACAGTGAGTCAGTTTTCAAAAATGTTACATGGTGCAGGGTTTAAAAAACTAAAATGGGATAATGCTGATTTTGTAGAAAGAATTTTCCCTTACAGTTGGTTTACCAGACGAATTTATTTTTTACAAAAACTGGATTGTGCTTTTGCTAACTATATTCCCAAACAATTGACAAGTGGTTTTTATACGGCTTGGACTAAATAA
- a CDS encoding glycosyltransferase family 1 protein produces MRIGIEAQRIFRKKKHGMDMVALELIKQLQVLDSKNEYFIFVNNVEDVTALSETANCKIVHLKESSYPLWEQVHLPKAVSEYKLDLLHCTSNTAPINLKVPLIITLHDIIYLEKWNFTKGTTYQIIGNLYRRWNVPKVVKKAKHIITVSEFEKQRIASYFNLTNGQVSSVYNGVGAHFKRVTDEAELKRTKEAYNLPDNFMFYLGNTDPKKNVIGVLKALSVLKSKGKLRSKLLMLDIDRDYLMATMKQIGDVSLMDDIVFSGYVPNKDLPAIYSQAELFLYPSLRESFGIPLLEAMACGVPTITSNTSSMPEVAGAASVLINPFKPEEIAEAILNLQQDLNLQQQLIKKGLKRVEHFTWEANAKQTLALYNQYGA; encoded by the coding sequence ATGAGAATTGGAATAGAAGCACAACGTATTTTCAGGAAAAAGAAACACGGTATGGATATGGTTGCTTTAGAGTTAATAAAGCAGCTACAGGTTCTTGACAGTAAAAACGAGTATTTTATATTTGTTAATAACGTAGAAGATGTAACAGCATTATCAGAAACCGCTAATTGCAAAATAGTTCATTTAAAAGAGTCTTCATATCCGTTATGGGAGCAAGTGCATTTACCAAAAGCAGTAAGTGAATATAAACTGGATTTGTTACATTGTACCAGTAATACTGCACCCATTAATTTAAAAGTGCCTTTAATAATAACCCTGCACGATATTATTTATTTAGAAAAGTGGAACTTTACAAAAGGTACAACTTATCAAATTATTGGTAACTTATACCGCAGGTGGAATGTACCCAAAGTGGTAAAAAAAGCCAAGCATATTATTACTGTTTCCGAATTTGAAAAACAACGCATCGCATCTTACTTTAACCTAACAAACGGTCAAGTGTCGTCTGTATATAATGGAGTAGGGGCTCACTTTAAACGCGTAACAGATGAGGCTGAACTAAAACGCACCAAAGAGGCTTATAACTTGCCCGATAATTTTATGTTTTACTTAGGCAATACCGATCCTAAAAAAAATGTAATCGGTGTTTTAAAAGCACTGTCTGTTTTAAAAAGCAAAGGTAAATTACGCAGTAAATTACTAATGCTTGATATAGACAGGGATTATTTGATGGCTACGATGAAACAGATAGGCGATGTAAGTTTAATGGACGATATAGTTTTTAGTGGTTATGTTCCCAATAAAGATTTACCGGCCATTTACTCTCAGGCAGAGTTGTTTTTATATCCATCATTGCGTGAGAGTTTTGGTATTCCATTATTAGAAGCAATGGCTTGCGGAGTGCCAACCATTACCTCCAATACCTCTTCCATGCCGGAGGTAGCAGGAGCGGCTTCCGTGTTAATAAATCCGTTTAAACCGGAAGAAATTGCGGAGGCAATACTTAACTTGCAGCAAGATTTAAATTTACAACAACAATTAATAAAAAAAGGATTGAAACGAGTTGAGCACTTTACTTGGGAAGCCAATGCAAAACAAACACTTGCATTGTACAACCAGTATGGAGCTTAA